Proteins from one Pseudomonas bijieensis genomic window:
- a CDS encoding inhibitor of vertebrate lysozyme family protein encodes MSVSFKGLAAALLLGGSAMAMAANDGQMRANELLASDPQYRETWQHVVKKEERLPEWVMNLSGDSQQMNAVEEDGDKYLVGPLCETQATCRSQRLIVAFSFDKDEAYALWVQVPAGLPADKSPTRHADYRFLGKPDEGMQKLLMEQLEKDPNWY; translated from the coding sequence ATGAGCGTTTCCTTTAAAGGACTGGCCGCCGCCCTGTTGTTGGGCGGCAGTGCCATGGCAATGGCTGCCAATGACGGGCAGATGCGGGCCAACGAGTTGCTGGCGTCAGACCCGCAATACCGTGAGACCTGGCAGCACGTCGTGAAAAAAGAAGAACGCCTGCCCGAATGGGTGATGAACCTGTCAGGCGATTCGCAACAGATGAATGCTGTCGAGGAAGATGGCGACAAGTATCTGGTGGGACCCCTGTGTGAAACCCAGGCGACGTGTCGCAGCCAGCGCCTGATCGTCGCCTTCAGCTTCGACAAGGACGAAGCCTACGCCTTGTGGGTACAAGTCCCTGCGGGGCTGCCGGCCGACAAGTCGCCGACGCGGCATGCCGACTACCGTTTCCTCGGCAAGCCCGACGAAGGTATGCAGAAACTGTTAATGGAACAACTCGAGAAAGATCCGAACTGGTACTGA
- a CDS encoding DUF1328 domain-containing protein produces MLSWAITFLIIAIIAAVLGFGGIAGTATGIAKILFVVFLVMFIASFFFGRRGRG; encoded by the coding sequence ATGTTGAGCTGGGCAATTACCTTCCTGATCATTGCCATCATCGCCGCAGTACTGGGCTTCGGTGGTATCGCAGGCACCGCCACGGGCATCGCCAAGATTCTCTTTGTCGTGTTCCTGGTGATGTTCATCGCTTCCTTCTTCTTTGGCCGTCGTGGCCGAGGCTGA
- the gltP gene encoding glutamate/aspartate:proton symporter GltP, translating into MKKARLSLAWQILIGLVLGIALGALLNHFSAEKAWWISNVLQPAGDIFIRLIKMIVIPIVISSLIVGIAGVGDAKKLGRIGLKTILYFEIVTTIAIVVGLLLANFFQPGSGIDMSTLGTVDISKYQATAAEVQHEHAFVQTILNLIPSNIFAAVARGEMLPIIFFSVLFGLGLSSLQSDLREPLVKMFQGVSESMFKVTHMIMQYAPIGVFALIAVTVANFGFASLLPLAKLVILVYVAIAFFAFVVLGLIARLFGFSVLKLMRIFKDELVLAYSTASSETVLPRVIEKMEAYGAPKAICSFVVPTGYSFNLDGSTLYQSIAAIFIAQLYGIDLSISQQLLLVLTLMVTSKGIAGVPGVSFVVLLATLGSVGIPLEGLAFIAGVDRIMDMARTALNVIGNALAVLVIARWEGMYDDAKGQRYWNSLPHWRSKEPLPAGETSSN; encoded by the coding sequence ATGAAGAAGGCACGACTAAGCCTCGCCTGGCAGATCCTCATCGGTCTGGTGCTGGGGATTGCATTGGGCGCGCTGCTCAACCATTTCAGTGCCGAAAAGGCCTGGTGGATCAGCAACGTTCTGCAACCGGCGGGCGATATCTTTATCCGTCTGATCAAGATGATCGTGATCCCGATCGTGATTTCCTCGTTGATCGTCGGCATTGCCGGGGTCGGTGATGCCAAGAAGCTCGGGCGCATTGGCCTGAAGACCATCCTTTACTTCGAAATCGTCACCACCATCGCCATCGTCGTCGGCCTGTTGCTGGCCAACTTCTTCCAGCCCGGCAGCGGCATCGACATGAGCACCCTGGGTACCGTGGATATTTCCAAGTACCAGGCCACCGCCGCTGAAGTCCAGCATGAGCATGCGTTTGTCCAGACCATCCTCAATCTGATCCCGTCGAACATCTTCGCCGCCGTTGCCCGTGGCGAGATGCTGCCGATCATTTTCTTCTCCGTACTGTTCGGCCTGGGTCTGTCCAGCCTGCAATCGGACCTGCGCGAGCCGCTGGTGAAAATGTTCCAGGGCGTGTCGGAAAGCATGTTCAAGGTCACCCACATGATCATGCAATACGCCCCGATTGGCGTATTCGCCCTGATCGCGGTGACGGTCGCCAACTTCGGTTTCGCATCCCTGCTGCCGCTGGCGAAACTGGTGATCCTGGTTTACGTCGCCATCGCCTTCTTCGCCTTTGTGGTGCTGGGCCTGATCGCCCGCCTGTTCGGTTTCTCGGTGCTCAAGCTGATGCGCATCTTCAAGGATGAGCTGGTACTGGCCTACTCCACCGCCAGCTCCGAAACCGTGCTGCCACGGGTGATCGAGAAGATGGAAGCCTACGGCGCGCCGAAAGCCATCTGCAGCTTTGTGGTGCCTACCGGCTATTCGTTCAACCTCGACGGCTCGACCCTGTACCAGAGCATCGCGGCGATTTTCATTGCCCAGCTGTATGGCATCGACCTGTCCATCAGCCAGCAATTGCTGCTGGTGCTGACCTTGATGGTCACCTCCAAAGGCATTGCCGGTGTGCCGGGTGTGTCGTTCGTGGTGTTGCTGGCTACCTTGGGCAGCGTGGGTATTCCCCTGGAAGGCCTGGCCTTCATCGCCGGTGTCGACCGCATCATGGACATGGCCCGTACTGCCCTGAACGTCATCGGCAACGCCCTGGCCGTGCTGGTCATCGCCCGTTGGGAAGGCATGTACGACGATGCCAAGGGCCAGCGCTACTGGAACTCTCTGCCGCACTGGCGCAGCAAAGAGCCGCTGCCGGCGGGGGAAACGTCCAGTAATTGA